One Ranitomeya imitator isolate aRanImi1 chromosome 1, aRanImi1.pri, whole genome shotgun sequence DNA window includes the following coding sequences:
- the LOC138663122 gene encoding proteoglycan 4-like → MYLGIGDRSPADPTPTTQPDEQVSDAAETSTDAGPGSTQTAAPSTSQTTAPSTSQTATPSTSQTAAPSTSQTTAPSTSQTAAPAPQTASTANLPMYLTHTLRDRRTRRQEQPRMLPELIDARVLSILNSMTPENAVDRFCRSLSPCLGKVPDGRQERVRAAILTFIAASQGEQEPNQVLGPIEQWRAAQHQIQMPSATNITNDQNVGTQQTQERPAPSSMLPPPAVRPRYPQRSAPVWFPPAHSYTHDYGQMSDPTSVPHSRGSSQQYGQMSDPTSVPHSRGSSQQYGQMSDPTSVPLSCASSQQYWQMSDETSVPHSRASSHQYWQMSAPTSVPHARATTQQYWQRSDPTHTYSQHSESLSSSMSVGDSSGAHFQFHSPTICHQGNKHLWSHNLFCQTVWQEVRPIVVPNHM, encoded by the coding sequence ATGTACCTCGGCATCGGAGACCGAAGCCCAGCAGACCCGACACCCACAACACAGCCTGATGAGCAGGTGTCTGATGCTGCTGAAACCTCCACTGATGCTGGTCCTGGAAGCACACAAACAGCAGCCCCAAGCACTTCACAAACAACAGCCCCAAGCACTTCACAAACAGCAACCCCAAGCACTTCACAAACAGCAGCCCCAAGCACTTCACAAACAACAGCCCCAAGCACTTCTCAAACAGCAGCCCCAGCACCACAGACAGCATCAACAGCAAATCTACCTATGTATCTAACACACACTCTCCGAGATAGGCGAACTAGGCGACAGGAACAGCCACGTATGCTGCCCGAGCTCATTGATGCTAGAGTTTTATCCATACTCAATTCCATGACACCAGAAAATGCTGTAGATAGGTTTTGTCGCTCACTGTCTCCTTGCCTTGGCAAAGTTCCTGATGGACGGCAGGAACGAGTACGTGCTGCAATCTTGACCTTCATTGCTGCAAGCCAAGGAGAGCAGGAACCCAACCAGGTGCTAGGGCCCATTGAACAATGGCGAGCTGCCCAACATCAAATACAGATGCCATCTGCTACCAATATAACAAATGACCAAAATGTAGGTACACAACAAACACAGGAAAGGCCTGCACCCTCGTCCATGCTTCCACCTCCTGCTGTAAGACCTCGTTATCCCCAAAGGTCTGCTCCTGTTTGGTTTCCTCCTGCCCATAGCTACACCCATGATTATGGACAAATGTCCGATCCTACCTCTGTGCCCCATTCACGTGGCAGTAGCCAGCAATACGGACAAATGTCCGATCCTACCTCTGTGCCCCATTCACGTGGCAGTAGCCAGCAATACGGACAAATGTCTGATCCTACCTCTGTGCCTCTGTCCTGTGCTAGTAGCCAGCAATATTGGCAAATGTCTGATGAGACTTCTGTGCCTCATTCACGTGCCAGTAGCCATCAATATTGGCAAATGTCTGCTCCTACCTCtgtgcctcatgcccgtgccacAACTCAGCAATATTGGCAAAGGTCGGATCCAACCCACACCTACAGCCAACATTCCGAATCCCTGTCCTCCAGCATGTCTGTGGGTGATAGTAGTGGTGCTCATTTTCAATTCCACAGCCCTACAATATGCCATCAAGGCAACAAACACCTATGGTCACACAATTTGTTCTGCCAAACCGTATGGCAAGAGGTGAGACCTATAGTAGTTCCCAATCATATGTGA